The genomic region TGAGCGGGATGCTTCCAATTCTCCCTCTCTTAATCTCCTATGGAGTTGAAAGAGGATTCTTCTAAATGCTGTGACAAATGTTAGAATTAGATACTTAATCTCCTATGGAGTTGAAAGCAACGAAGAAAGAGTCGAGAAACTAAGCAGAGTCGAGCACTCTTAATCTCCTATGGAGTTGAAAGTATTCGTCGTACGATTCCACTTCAACAGAGTTCACAATAACTTAATCTCCTATGGAGTTGAAAGAGTTGCTCTAGCAGGAGAAGATCCTGCTCTTCGATTTTGAATGTTAATCTCCTATGGAGTTGAAAGATTACACTAAATACTACGTAATATGAATAGGTACTGTGAGACGAGAGTGGACTTTTACCTTTGCGGACGGTGTTAAATTTCAGAATCAGTATCCTCTACTACGAAACAAGCCCGAAAAATTACCCACCATCTTGAGGCCCCGTTCATTACATTGATTCTTGGATCTCGTGAGATAACAACTCGTTAAGTTTCCTAGGTCACGATTCACTCAAACAAGAAAACACGTTCATTATTTCCACTTCCGGTATCAAGAGGACATCTTGAAATTGAAGTGACCTAACTCTCCTAAACATGAGGAAAGACCAGGGAACGCAGAGGTTTCCACATCACGGGATCTGGTTATCCTCTCGATATCTTACCCGTCCTCACCCCCTCTCGCCTTAAATACCTCTGAAAGTACTTTACCCCATGGAAATCGTAAAGGCCAGCCTTACCTTGATTCCCACAAGGGACGTGATCCTACCGCCGGTGACCTCGAAAGTCCTGAAGTACCTTATCATGTCGGGAGAGCTTTTCCCCTTCTTGAGGGACCTGGTTAGTTCAAGGGACAAACATAAACCACTCTTTATCTCGAACCTTGGCGTAAACGGGAGGAGGCTAGTCTTGATGAAACCGGTCCACGTGTCTAGGGGTACCGCCCTGGACGCCTTCATCTCCTATCCTCTAAGGCCTGACGCGATAACCCCAGTTAACGGAGTGTTCAACACGCCGTACGGCGAGTTCCAGGTCACGCTTAACTCCTTCATGGTCCTGGACGAGTTTCAGCCTCCCCAGGGCAACGTGGTCAGGGTAAACTTCGTATCGCCAGTTCTCCTCTCGTCGATGATAGGTCTTCCACCCTCTCTTAACCCTAGGTTCAGAGGGAGGGGTTCCAACTTCACGATTCCGTCTCCTGGCCTAATCATAGCGTCGGCCTATAAGACGCATCAGGGGCTCACGCGGAGGTTTGACGACGTGAAGTCCTTTAAACTTGCGGTCCTGGTGAATGCCCTCTCAAAGGTGATAAACTTCAGGATGAGGCCTGTCACCGTCTCCCTAGGCGAGCGAGGCGACAAGGTGAGGAAGACCAGGGGAGTCAAGGGATGGATTGAGTTTGAGCTACCACCCGAGTTCAGAGGGACCATGAAGTACCTGATGGTTGGGTCCTATCTAGGAATTGGGAGGAGCAGAGGGATAGGCCTAGGGGAGATCTCTCTTGAGGTGAAGGACCTAGGGGCCTCCTCAAAAGCTGACCTGAGTGGTGAGCAGGAGCCCAGGTCTTAGGAGGTGCTTGATGCGTTGAGGCCTCCCGCGACAGAGTTGGGATAAGACCACGTCACCGGTGGACCTACCTTCGCCACGAGGTATAGCGTGGCTCGCTCACCACCTTTTCATAACGTCATATGAATGTGGGGAGTGTGAGGAGGTCCTGGACAAGGAGACGGCTTGTAGGAACTGTCTACTGCTCCCCGCACCTTGACGAGACGACTCAGACCTTGGGAGGCGCTTCCCAGAGGGTGTTGTCATTAACTTCACCAGGTGTACTGCCTCATACAACGTTAGTGGCTTAAGAAATCCAGACTCAGGTTGGCTTGATTATGACACGCTAAGCACAACTTAATGCTAGATAACTGACCTTTACTCGAGTCCCGGAGTTCACCTAGTAGTGATAGTGACGCTGAGATGAAAATGTTCGCTAGTCCTAAGGCGTCGCGGACTTTAGCCCCACAGGGTAAGATAGGCTAAGCCTGTTCATGGGTTATTATTTAGACCGTGAAACCTGAATGGTCCTCCCTAAGGTGGAGAAAACGCCTCTCTAGGATCTTCGGCTTTAGAGGGACATAGGGTCTTCACATCTCCTGCATGACTCTCCTGGCTCTCATCACTTTCAATTATTTACTCACCTTATGCCTAGGTGATGAGGCTCAGACTAGCCTTTAATATCACAGGGCATGGGCGTCAAGGTCTTGTAAATCCTGATTGTGGCATGAGATGGACATGCCTTTACTCTAAATACCGTGGGAAAAAGCATCAGAACTGAGAAAGTAACCTTATTGCTACCTATAGACACAATTGTCACAGAAGAAAACGCTGTAAACTTTTCAGTCCCATTCAACTCATTTTGTTCCTGTAGATACCATCCTAATTT from Metallosphaera sedula DSM 5348 harbors:
- the cas6 gene encoding CRISPR system precrRNA processing endoribonuclease RAMP protein Cas6, which translates into the protein MEIVKASLTLIPTRDVILPPVTSKVLKYLIMSGELFPFLRDLVSSRDKHKPLFISNLGVNGRRLVLMKPVHVSRGTALDAFISYPLRPDAITPVNGVFNTPYGEFQVTLNSFMVLDEFQPPQGNVVRVNFVSPVLLSSMIGLPPSLNPRFRGRGSNFTIPSPGLIIASAYKTHQGLTRRFDDVKSFKLAVLVNALSKVINFRMRPVTVSLGERGDKVRKTRGVKGWIEFELPPEFRGTMKYLMVGSYLGIGRSRGIGLGEISLEVKDLGASSKADLSGEQEPRS